The following proteins are encoded in a genomic region of Andreesenia angusta:
- a CDS encoding ArsR/SmtB family transcription factor — MYEVMEDEKANELSQIFKALGDPTRLKIIELLSHGELCVLDISEGLSMTQSAISHQLRTLRNLRLVKYRKEGKQVIYSLDDEHVLKLFEQGLEHVNHL; from the coding sequence ATGTACGAAGTTATGGAAGATGAAAAAGCCAACGAATTGTCACAGATATTCAAGGCCTTGGGAGATCCCACAAGGCTTAAAATAATAGAACTGCTTTCTCATGGCGAACTTTGCGTGCTGGATATATCCGAGGGTCTAAGCATGACCCAGTCTGCCATATCCCACCAGTTGAGGACGCTCAGAAACCTCAGGCTTGTGAAGTACAGAAAGGAAGGCAAGCAGGTAATATATTCGCTAGACGACGAGCACGTACTGAAGCTGTTTGAACAGGGGTTAGAGCACGTAAACCATCTATAG
- a CDS encoding Crp/Fnr family transcriptional regulator, whose amino-acid sequence MNSICSQSTDSEACKRCKGRYCATKVSLFKSLEESQLKAVTDRIVQKNYEKNQMVFFEGDKSDKLYLINRGKVKIFKYNRDGKEQILYILSEGDFIGDISLFKQVELRFNAQAIDDVNICELTKDDFEEIIKENPEIALKILQSSYDRIEKLESLVQSLSNKDVEARIAGLLLSFIKDFGVPGESEILLNLPLSREDLANYIGVTRETISRKLGSLQDEGILRLEGNKRIVILDLEALEEKYI is encoded by the coding sequence TTGAACAGCATATGCAGCCAGTCTACAGACAGCGAAGCCTGCAAGAGATGCAAGGGCAGGTATTGCGCCACAAAAGTGTCTCTATTCAAGTCGCTTGAAGAAAGCCAGCTCAAGGCCGTTACAGACAGGATCGTACAGAAGAACTACGAAAAGAATCAGATGGTTTTCTTTGAAGGGGATAAATCAGACAAGCTCTACCTTATAAACAGAGGGAAGGTAAAGATTTTCAAATACAACAGAGATGGGAAAGAGCAGATACTCTACATACTCTCTGAAGGGGATTTTATAGGAGACATCAGCCTTTTCAAGCAGGTAGAGCTTAGGTTCAACGCCCAGGCCATAGATGATGTGAATATATGCGAGCTTACAAAAGACGACTTTGAAGAGATAATAAAGGAAAACCCGGAGATAGCTCTCAAGATACTTCAGTCCAGCTACGACAGGATAGAGAAGCTGGAGTCCCTTGTGCAGAGCTTAAGCAACAAGGACGTGGAGGCCAGAATAGCCGGGCTTCTGCTGAGCTTTATAAAGGACTTTGGCGTCCCAGGCGAAAGCGAAATTCTTCTGAACCTGCCCCTCAGCAGAGAGGATCTGGCCAACTACATCGGGGTGACCAGAGAGACCATAAGTCGAAAACTAGGTTCGCTTCAAGACGAAGGTATATTGAGACTTGAAGGCAACAAGCGAATAGTCATACTCGACCTTGAAGCTCTCGAGGAGAAGTATATATAA
- a CDS encoding late competence development ComFB family protein produces MIKNYMEVLVLDVINELKKDYGLDENSMEFELIQTLALNNLPPKYFPPNASEGEKKSFLLDKQRHIMVMAAIARAVELVKYPL; encoded by the coding sequence TTGATAAAAAACTACATGGAAGTGCTCGTCCTAGATGTAATCAACGAACTGAAAAAAGACTACGGTCTAGATGAGAACAGCATGGAGTTCGAGCTTATACAGACTCTAGCTCTGAACAACCTTCCTCCTAAGTACTTTCCTCCCAACGCCTCAGAGGGAGAGAAGAAGTCATTTCTACTAGACAAGCAAAGGCATATTATGGTTATGGCCGCAATTGCAAGAGCTGTAGAGCTTGTAAAGTACCCACTATAG
- a CDS encoding cytochrome c biogenesis CcdA family protein yields the protein MTEEISILAAFAAGFLSFLSPCVLPVATGHITYITGAIIEEELEDEKLFALKQTLGFVLGFTAVFMIFGLSFGTLGMFMKSHREMLNKASGLFIMAMGLNMLGVFRFRLKGKNIKRPLEIRSWIQSVAVGGAFGIGWTPCIGPILGAILFYAGRQADAFKGAYLLLSYSVGLSIPFLMTALFIGRLSKLWNSIGKHTLILMKLSGILVFSLGAMIFFDKMYIISNLAF from the coding sequence TTGACTGAGGAGATATCAATCTTGGCTGCATTTGCGGCAGGCTTTCTGTCTTTCCTGTCCCCGTGCGTGCTTCCGGTAGCTACGGGCCATATAACATATATAACAGGAGCCATAATAGAAGAAGAGCTAGAGGACGAGAAACTGTTCGCCCTGAAGCAGACACTGGGCTTTGTGCTCGGGTTTACAGCAGTCTTTATGATCTTCGGGCTTTCATTTGGAACGCTGGGAATGTTTATGAAGTCGCACAGAGAGATGCTGAACAAGGCAAGCGGACTATTTATAATGGCCATGGGGCTTAATATGCTTGGGGTGTTCAGGTTCAGGCTCAAGGGAAAAAACATAAAGAGGCCACTTGAGATAAGGTCATGGATACAGTCGGTGGCTGTAGGAGGGGCGTTCGGAATAGGCTGGACTCCTTGCATAGGTCCGATACTGGGAGCCATACTTTTCTACGCAGGAAGGCAGGCTGACGCATTCAAGGGAGCTTACCTGCTGCTGTCCTACTCCGTAGGCCTGTCTATACCGTTTCTTATGACAGCCCTGTTTATAGGGAGACTGTCCAAGCTCTGGAATTCAATCGGCAAGCACACCCTCATCCTGATGAAACTAAGCGGAATACTTGTGTTTTCACTGGGGGCTATGATATTCTTTGATAAGATGTACATCATTTCGAACTTGGCGTTTTAA
- the rsmA gene encoding 16S rRNA (adenine(1518)-N(6)/adenine(1519)-N(6))-dimethyltransferase RsmA: protein MADKKLYSPNTIKDIMARHGFKFSKKLGQNFLIDGNIISSICENSEISELDGVIEIGPGIGVLTYELCKRAKKVVAIELDKSLVPVIEENMEEFDNFKLIQGDVLNVDLEKLIEDEFSGMNVKVVANLPYYITTPIIMKLLEERLKIDKIVVMVQKEVADRLSSGPGSKDYGAITVAVRYYSDAHTIVKVPNTVFMPRPNVDSAVIALDIYKEPRINVADEKLMFKIVKAAFGQRRKTVLNAVGSLDIGISKEELREVLEGEGIDPVRRGETFSIEEFARLSDRIGEKLSLKSQ from the coding sequence ATGGCAGATAAGAAACTTTACTCACCCAACACCATAAAAGACATAATGGCAAGGCATGGCTTCAAGTTCTCGAAAAAGCTTGGGCAGAACTTTCTGATAGACGGCAATATAATCTCCAGCATATGCGAAAACTCTGAGATCTCAGAGTTGGACGGAGTCATAGAGATAGGGCCGGGCATAGGGGTTCTGACTTATGAACTCTGCAAGCGCGCAAAGAAAGTGGTAGCTATAGAGCTGGACAAAAGCCTTGTACCGGTCATAGAGGAGAACATGGAGGAGTTTGACAACTTCAAGCTTATACAGGGAGATGTGCTGAATGTAGACCTTGAAAAGCTTATAGAAGATGAGTTTTCGGGCATGAATGTAAAGGTGGTTGCGAATCTGCCTTACTATATAACTACACCTATAATAATGAAGCTGCTAGAGGAAAGGCTGAAAATAGACAAGATAGTGGTTATGGTACAAAAAGAGGTAGCGGACAGGCTTTCAAGCGGTCCAGGCTCGAAAGACTACGGGGCAATAACAGTGGCGGTGAGGTACTATTCAGACGCCCATACAATAGTGAAGGTCCCGAACACCGTGTTTATGCCTAGACCCAATGTGGATTCAGCTGTAATAGCCTTGGACATATACAAAGAGCCTAGGATAAATGTAGCTGATGAAAAGCTTATGTTCAAGATAGTAAAGGCGGCTTTCGGACAGAGAAGAAAGACGGTTCTAAATGCAGTAGGCTCGCTTGATATAGGGATATCGAAAGAGGAGCTTAGAGAAGTATTGGAAGGCGAGGGTATAGACCCTGTGCGAAGAGGAGAAACATTTTCAATAGAGGAATTTGCACGGCTTTCAGACAGGATAGGTGAGAAATTGTCGTTGAAATCGCAGTAG
- a CDS encoding DUF1858 domain-containing protein — protein MKLITKDMLIGDLIKQKPEAAGILMRFGMGCVGCPSAQMESLEEAAGVHGLNLDDLMKALNEQ, from the coding sequence ATGAAATTGATAACTAAAGATATGCTTATAGGAGATCTTATAAAACAAAAGCCAGAGGCAGCGGGAATCCTGATGAGATTCGGTATGGGATGTGTTGGATGCCCTTCAGCTCAAATGGAGTCGCTTGAAGAAGCTGCCGGTGTTCACGGCCTAAACCTAGACGACCTTATGAAAGCTCTAAACGAGCAGTAG
- a CDS encoding 5-formyltetrahydrofolate cyclo-ligase codes for MLSRTKSELRREYTQMREAMDQSEVERLSEKIIDTILKLPVFKRAETVMVYLNFKNEVDSLKMIEESYKAGKKVVIPYCEKETMEIIPSELNDIETEIVKGKNGYLQTKKDCVKPVPIEDIDLIVVPGIAFDKRCYRLGFGAGYYDRFLRKLNFEKPTIGLCYDFQIIHSIPIEGHDVPLDFVITEERILVRP; via the coding sequence ATGCTTTCAAGAACTAAATCCGAGCTTAGAAGAGAGTATACTCAGATGAGGGAAGCTATGGATCAAAGTGAAGTAGAACGCTTAAGTGAAAAGATAATAGACACAATACTCAAGCTACCTGTATTCAAAAGGGCTGAGACTGTGATGGTCTATTTGAACTTCAAGAACGAAGTGGACAGTTTAAAGATGATAGAGGAAAGCTACAAGGCAGGCAAAAAAGTTGTAATTCCGTACTGTGAAAAAGAGACTATGGAGATAATACCTTCAGAGCTTAACGACATTGAGACAGAGATAGTTAAGGGCAAAAACGGCTATCTTCAGACCAAGAAAGACTGTGTAAAGCCGGTTCCAATAGAGGACATCGACTTGATCGTGGTTCCTGGCATAGCTTTCGACAAGAGGTGCTACAGGCTTGGATTTGGGGCAGGATATTACGACAGGTTTTTAAGAAAGCTTAACTTTGAAAAGCCTACTATAGGGCTCTGCTACGACTTCCAGATAATACACAGCATACCTATAGAGGGTCATGACGTGCCACTCGACTTTGTGATAACAGAAGAGAGAATACTGGTAAGACCATAA
- a CDS encoding TlpA family protein disulfide reductase produces MKKKIYSVVAIASISALMLSGCQAGDEESKQEVNSVDEIEQVRGDSSEKAETKIFDIGEEAPDFKLESLDGEVFRLEELRGKPVLLNFFGVNCPYCIEEMPDLNKLYQENKDSAAVLLINGGEPREAVEGIRDEHSLKMPVLMDMGFVSRDYMVQYVPYTVIIDSEGIINAVKVGPMSYDEMQTQLDMASGK; encoded by the coding sequence ATGAAAAAAAAGATATATTCAGTTGTCGCAATAGCTTCTATTTCGGCGCTTATGCTTTCCGGCTGTCAGGCCGGAGACGAGGAAAGCAAGCAGGAAGTGAACTCTGTAGATGAAATAGAGCAAGTAAGGGGTGACAGCTCGGAGAAGGCAGAGACCAAAATCTTCGACATAGGAGAGGAAGCGCCAGACTTCAAGCTGGAGTCGCTAGACGGAGAGGTTTTCAGGCTTGAAGAGCTTAGAGGAAAGCCTGTGTTGTTGAATTTCTTTGGAGTGAACTGTCCATACTGCATAGAGGAAATGCCTGACCTAAACAAACTTTATCAAGAAAACAAGGACAGCGCGGCCGTACTGCTTATAAACGGCGGAGAGCCTAGAGAAGCCGTAGAAGGAATACGAGACGAGCATTCGCTAAAGATGCCTGTGCTTATGGACATGGGATTTGTGTCGAGGGACTATATGGTACAGTACGTGCCTTACACAGTTATAATAGACAGCGAAGGCATAATAAATGCCGTGAAAGTAGGACCCATGAGCTATGACGAGATGCAGACCCAGCTCGACATGGCATCAGGGAAATAA
- a CDS encoding iron-sulfur cluster biosynthesis family protein: protein MIINLSQSAKEELEKIMSRGGDRKPRIYLAGIGCSSARLGINVDEPRDGDVEVESDGIVFLVEGDVSNVIKSVTVNYEAEGLRMGLGVKEDGANVC, encoded by the coding sequence ATGATAATAAACTTAAGCCAGTCGGCTAAAGAAGAACTGGAAAAAATAATGAGCAGGGGCGGAGACAGAAAGCCGAGAATATACTTGGCTGGAATAGGGTGCAGCTCTGCAAGGCTTGGAATAAATGTAGATGAGCCACGAGACGGCGACGTAGAGGTAGAGTCGGACGGTATAGTCTTTCTAGTGGAAGGAGACGTATCGAACGTCATAAAGTCGGTAACTGTAAACTACGAAGCTGAAGGTCTCAGGATGGGGCTTGGAGTGAAAGAGGACGGAGCAAACGTCTGCTAA
- the rnmV gene encoding ribonuclease M5, whose amino-acid sequence MIKEIIVVEGRDDISAVKRAVEAEIIATSGYHISKSTIERIRKASETRGIIIFTDPDRAGELIRDRLSKLFKDSKHAFLPVDQATKDGDIGIENASPEDIVEALKKARAETTEARNEFGKEDLVANGLSGFPDSSLRREKLGRVLGIGYCNGKQFIKRLNNYGVTMEEFREGIEKIEDGR is encoded by the coding sequence ATGATAAAAGAGATAATAGTAGTAGAGGGAAGAGACGACATATCTGCGGTGAAGCGTGCAGTCGAGGCTGAAATTATAGCCACCAGCGGATACCATATAAGTAAGAGCACCATTGAAAGAATAAGAAAGGCCTCTGAGACAAGGGGCATAATAATATTCACAGATCCAGACAGGGCAGGGGAGCTCATAAGAGACAGGCTTTCAAAGCTTTTCAAAGACAGCAAACATGCCTTTCTCCCAGTAGACCAGGCCACAAAGGACGGAGACATAGGCATAGAGAACGCATCGCCAGAGGACATAGTTGAAGCGCTTAAGAAGGCAAGAGCTGAAACAACGGAGGCAAGAAACGAGTTTGGGAAAGAAGACCTAGTTGCGAATGGGCTCTCAGGCTTTCCAGATTCGTCTCTAAGAAGAGAAAAGCTTGGAAGGGTACTCGGAATAGGGTACTGCAATGGGAAGCAGTTTATAAAGCGTTTAAACAACTATGGAGTCACTATGGAAGAATTCAGAGAAGGGATTGAAAAAATAGAAGATGGCAGATAA
- a CDS encoding glutaredoxin family protein yields MANVTVYTSNTCPHCVTAKEYLKEKNVEFVEKNVQTDAEARKELIKMGHMGVPVIVIDGEEIVGFDKARIDSLI; encoded by the coding sequence ATGGCAAATGTAACAGTATATACAAGCAACACATGTCCACACTGTGTTACGGCTAAGGAATATCTAAAGGAAAAAAACGTGGAGTTTGTAGAGAAAAATGTTCAAACTGACGCTGAAGCTAGAAAAGAGCTTATAAAGATGGGACATATGGGAGTTCCAGTTATAGTTATAGATGGAGAAGAGATAGTAGGTTTCGACAAGGCCAGAATAGATTCTCTTATATAG